The DNA sequence TAGTAACCTTTTGCTAATTTAAGAATACGTTTACGACGTTTGCGTGATACAACGCCACCTTTAACACGTGCCATGTTTTATTTCCTCCAAATATTTCCTAGAATTGTTTACTTACTGTTAGGCTATTATTTCAAGCGAGTAAGCATTGCTTTGATACGTTTGAAATCTCCTGAATGCACCATAGATGCTTTACGAAGATGACGACGTTGTTTCTTAGTTTTTCCGTGGAAACGGTGAGAAGTGTAAGCACGGAAACGTTTAAGTCCACCAGAACCTGTACGTTTGAAACGTTTAGCTGATGCGCGGTGTGTTTTTTGTTTTGGCATGATTTTTTCTCCTTTATTTAACTTTCTGACAATTATTTTTTGTCAGTTGCTGGCGCCAACTGCATGAACATTTGGCGTCCATCCATCTTAGCTCGTTGTTCGATGATCGCAATATCTTGTGTTGCTTCAGCAAACTCGGCTAAAACTTTTGCACCAATCTCTTTATGGGTAATCATACGCCCTTTAAAGCGAATGGATACCTTAACTTTATTTCCTTTTTCAAGGAACTTGCGTGCATTGCGAAGTTTTGTGTCAAAGTCACCCTTGTCAATAGTTGGACTCAGACGAACTTCTTTCACAGTAACAACACTTTGTTTTTTACGTTGTTCTTTTTGCTTTTTCTGATACTCAAATTTGAACTTACCGTAGTCCATAATCTTAGCAACAGGTGGTTTTGCTTGGGGTTGAATCAATACTAAGTCAACATTTGCACTATCAGCCAATGCTTGCGCTTCGCTGAGTGGCTTGATGCCTAGCTGTTCTCCCTCAAGACCGATCAAGCGAACTTCACGTACACGAATTTCATCATTGATGAATAAGTCTTGCTTTGCTATGGTTTTCACCTCTTTTTTATTATTAGAGAAAAACAATAGCGGGCTCGTAATAATACAAGCCCGCACGTTATGATAGCGTTTCTTAGAAACTTTTCATCCGTAGGGCCAGGCAACTTGATGTCACAAGGCGAGAAGCTCTCACTTCTGCTTTTCTCAACTTTTATATGATACCAAGTTTTCTATCCCTTGTCAAGATAAAAAGTCATTTTTTCAAAAAGTTTGTCTATTTTATCGAACACTTTCCATTCGCCAACTATTCCATCCTTTAAAGCGAATGGCTCCGTTCTGGTCAGTTCGGTAAATCTTACTCTTGATGCTTTCTAGTCGTTCCAAGGTTTCCTGATGAGGTAGTTTGGCACTATTGTTCTTGCCCACTGAAATGAGAGTAATTTGCGGTTTGAGCTTCTCTAAAAAAGCTGGACTAGATGAAGTCTTTGAACCATGTTGACCTGCCTTCAAGATATCCACCTCTAAGGTAGGGTATTGCTTTAAAAGTTCTTTCTCTCCCTTCTCCTTCAAATTTCCAGTAAAGAGAAAGTGCTTATCCAAGAGTTTTCCATAAAGAAGGAGAGAATCATCATAACTTCCATCTCCAATCTTCCTTGGAGATAGGACTCCTAAGTAACCGCCAAAAATTGGTAAGTTCTCCCCTGCTGTCACACTGCGCACCTTGGTTTGAGTCGCTTGTAGTTCCGCTACAAATTCCTTTTGTGTCAGACTTCCCTTTGATACTAAAGTTTCCCCGACATGGAAAGCCTTGGTCATCTCCAGCAAATCTCCAACATGTTCTTTATCTGTGTTGGTCAGAATTAAGTGATCAATTTTGGATACTCCGCGACTTTTCAGATAGGGAATCAAGGTCCTCTGGGCATTGCTAGTCGTCGATTTTTCTTGCCAATCCTCTATTTTCTTATCAGATTCTGCCTTTCCGCCCACATCTATGAGAATGGTTTTACCAGTTACATCCCGTAGAAAAATGCTTTCTCCCTGCCCTACATCCAGCATGGTGATTTCATTTTCCAGCGGGTGTTTGGTTAAGAAAAAGAGTCCCACTATAAAGAGGCTGAACCCTGCTACTCTTTTGATATTTTTCCTAAAGTCATAGACCAAGGCCAATGAAACTAAGAGTAGAATCAAAAGCCATGCGTTGGGTTGTCCAAAGACCAAGGGCCTGCTTGCCATCTGCGATACCAAGCGAATGATGTCCTCCAACCATTCAAAGACAAGGTTAAGCTGAGTGACTGGGTAAACAAAAGACAGGATGAATAAGATGGACAAAAGTGGTAAGAATACCAAGTCAAACAGAAAGGAAAAGACAAGGGTTAAGAGAATTGACCAAGGTTGAAATTCTGCAAAATAGAAGGATAAAAGGGGCAATATTCCTAAAGAAATGACCAGACTTTCTCTGGCAACAGCCTTGAGCCCCTCCCCTTCTTTGCTGGTCATGGTCAAGATAAAGGCGTAGGCACAGGACAAAACCCCTCCAGCTGTCAAGAAAAAGTTGGGCATGATGATAAAGAGGGCAAGGACTGTTAAGGCAAAATTATCCAAGCCCTTGTAGCCATGTTGGGCCAGTAACTTTTGCAAGAGACTGCGAATGACCGATGCTGAAAATCCTGTCAGACCAGCATAGATAAGAGAAAAGGGATAAGTCAGCCACTTCAACTTTTCTTGGGTCAAGCCCAATCGTAAGAGGAGTTTCTTAAAGGCATCCATGAAAAAGCCCACCTGCATACCCGACAAGGCAAAGAGATGGATAATTCCTAGACTGGAATAAAGCTCATTCATCTCCTCAAAGTCCGTGTCCAAATGTCCCAGCAAGAGCCCCGTCATATAATTGCGCATAGGGTCTGGAAAGTGCGTCTTGATCCAAACTACAGCCCTTCGACGTAAAGCCGACAAATTTTCACCTATATCCCAACTGCTAACTTTTTTAAGTGACTGGATGCTCTTGATAGTCAGTGTCTGGTAAATCCCTTGAGTTTTCAGATAGGCTTGGTAGTCAAATCCACCAAAATTCCTCTGCCCTTCTGGCTCGGACAGTTTTCCTTCTAGTTCAATCTCATGAAGATCTGTTAAGGCCTGAAAGTGCTCTTTCTCTTCCTCGGACTGGAGTTTATAGTAAACTTGGAAGGTGCGTCCGTCGGCCTTGCCCCGAAAGGACAGGCTATCTCCATTGACTTTGATAGTATCTGGAAAAATCCTCACCTTTTCAACATAAGCGACTAAGTCTTGACTAGCTTGTGTCTGTTGCCAAGTTTGAAACAGAAACCAAAAGCCAAAGAGTCCACAAATCGCTAGAACTCTACTAGCCGATTTCCAAGGAAATTGGAAAAAGAGACAGACGAGCAAAAAAACAAAACCTAGCAGTGCGAGATAGGACGCTCCAAAAATGGCGTAGTAAAGCCAGAGTAACAGAAAACTCAGATAGATTAGGGGGATAGGGAAATTCTTAATCCACTGTAACATAATCTTTTAGCTTTTCTATGGTCTTAGCGCCAATGCCAGATACTTTCTTTAATTCATCTACCGACTTGAATTTCCCATTTGCCTCGCGATGGTCGATAATATCCTGAGCTCGTTTTCCTCCCAAGCCTTTGACCTGCTTGAGTTCTTCCAGACTAGCTTTATTGAGGTTGACCTTCTTTTCTTTACTTGACGAAGGAGTCGTTCCAGAGGCAGCCTGCTGACTAGCTACTTCTTCTCCCTTAGTTGGAACATAGACAAGAGCCTCGTCACTGACTTTCTGAGCGAGATTGAGCGACTTACTGTCTGCTTCTTCTGTCAAGCCACCCGCCTTCTGAACGGCATCATGAACACGACTACCTACTGGCAAATCATAAATTCCTGAAGATTTAACAGCACCTTTGACATCTACTGTAATCAAATCTTGTTCAGGAGACTCTTCCTTTTCTTCCTTCTTTACTTCTTTTTCAGAAGATGAATCCTTTGAAACAGCGGCAACTTCAACCTGTAGATTAGTCTCCTTTGCGGGAGTTTGGGAGCTTGGCTTTAGCAGGAGAAATCCGCCCAAAGCCAAACCTAAACCAGCACAAATGACAATGATTTTATACTCTTTGATTTTCTCGATAATTGCTTCCATATTTTCTCCTCTCTTATGTTATTCGTAAGAGTAAGAAAAAACAGTCGAAAATTTCTTTTCAACTGCTTATTTATTTGCAAAATAATCTTCCTTGGTCAAGACATAATGAACTCTTGTAACGATTCGTCCTTTTTCATGCTGGTCCATACAAGCATAAGCTTCTTCGTGGGAAAAGCGCATGCCTGATTTCTCCATGACCTTTCCTGACGCCGGATTATCCTTATCGTATAAAGCAACTAACTTGTTCATCCCAATCTTCTCAAAAGCCAGCTCAATCACGGCTCGATTGGCTTCTGTTGTCAATCCTTGATTCCAATACTTTTTATTGATAATGTAGCCAATAGCTGCTTTTTTAAGAACAGGATCAATCTTGTGCAGGTCAATGGTACCGATAAACTGACCATTGCTTTTTAGTTCGATTCCCCATCGTCCCAAGGGATTGGCCAAGTAGAACTGAGCGATGTTATTCTTGGTTTCTTCCAAGCTTTGATTGGTTGGAAAAGTGTAGCGCGTATTTTCTCTGTCTGAGGCATACTGAAACATAGCATCCGCATCATCCAAGGTTACAGGTCGGAGCAACAAACGCTCTGTTTCTATAGACGGATACTGGGCAAATTTCACAAATATTGATTCCATACTTTTCCCTCCATTAAAGCTTGATTCCCACTAGTCTAGCATAAATAAATTTTGATAACAAGTTTTTCTTGATTTTTGAAGCGGTTTCATATACAATAAAACCATCACATTTTTGATTTATGAACTGGAATGTGACAACCAAAACAAGACCGTCAATTGAAAGGTAGGTTATCTCTATGTTAATCGGAATCCCAAAAGAAATTAAAAATAATGAAAACCGTGTTGCCCTCACTCCTGCTGGCGTCCACAGTTTAGTCAGTCGTGGACATCGTGTTCTCATCGAAACAAATGCTGGTCTCGGTTCAGGATTTACTGATGCGGACTATCAAAAGCAAGGAGCTGAGATTGTCGCTACTGCTGCTGATGCCTGGGCTGCCGAGTTAGTCGTGAAAGTAAAAGAACCACTAGCTTCTGAATACGGTTATTTGCGAGACGATCTTCTCCTCTTCACCTATTTGCACATGGCCGCTGCTCCAGAATTAGCAGATGCTATGTTAACAGCCAAAACAACAGGAATTGCCTATGAAACTGTTCGTGACAATCAAGGACAACTACCGCTCCTCGTTCCTATGAGTGAGGTTGCAGGTCGTATGGCTGTTCAAATCGGAGCCCACTTCCTTACTAAGCAAGCTGGTGGTTCTGGTGTCCTACTAGGTGGTGTGCCGGGTGTTCCAAAAGGAAAAGTAACCATCATCGGTGGTGGTGTCGTTGGGACACATGCTGCCCGCATCGCCCTTGGACTTGGTGCTCAAGTGACTATTTTAGATATCAGTGCGAAACGTCTCTCAGTTCTTGAAGAAGTCTTTGGAAACCAAATTCAAACTCTTATGTCAAATTCTTTCAACATCGAAGCAAGTGTGAGAGATGCTGATGTGGTGATTGGTGCAGTTCTCATTCCTGGTGCTAAAGCACCGAAATTGGTGACAGAAGAGATGGTCAAACAAATGCGTCCAGGCTCTGTCATCGTTGATGTTGCCGTTGACCAAGGTGGTGTTATCGAGACAGCTGACCGTGTGACAACGCACGATGAGCCTGTCTATGAGAAACACGGTGTTCTCCACTATGCCGTTGCCAATATCCCTGGTGCGGTCGCCCGTACTTCAACCATCGCCCTAACCAATGTCACTCTTCCTTATATCGAAGCTCTGGCTGGCAAAGGATTCGCACAAGCAATCTCTGAAGATGAGGGCTTGCGTCAAGGTGTGACCACTTATCAAGGTTACTTGACCAGCCTGCCAGTTGCCCAAGGCCTCGATAAAGAGCACACGTCTATCGACGAACTTGTTTAAAGCTGGACACTCATTAAAAAGAAGAAGAGCAGTTTAAATGGAACTGCTCTTCTTTTGCTATTCTGTCTCTTCCTTCTTATCTTCATTTTTAGCTGGAGCTGGTTCATAAGCTCGGATAATCTGAGCGACAACTGGATGACGAACCACATCCTTGGCTGAAAAATGAACAAAGTCGATTTGGTGGATGTTCTTGAGCTTTTCTTGGGCATCAATCAAACCGGACTTGACATTACGTGGCAGGTCAATCTGACTGATATCCCCATTGACAATCATCTTCGAATTAAAGCCTAAACGAGTCAGGAACATCTTCATCTGCATGATGGTCGTATTTTGTGCTTCATCTAAAATGACAAAGGCATCATCCAAGGTCCGCCCACGCATGTAGGCAAGGGGCGCGATTTCGATAATTTCACGCTCCATGAGACGGGTCGTCTGATCTTTGCCGAGAATCTGATACAAGGCATCGTAAACTGGTCGAAGGTAAGGATCCACCTTCTCCTTGAGATCACCTGGAAGAAATCCTAGACTCTCACCTGCTTCCACTGCTGGACGAGTAAGGATAATTCGCTTGACCTGCCCGCGTTTAAGAGCTGTCACTGCCAAGGTCACTGCAAGAAAGGTCTTCCCTGTCCCTGCAGGTCCGATTCCAAAGGTCACATCATGCTGTTTGACACTGTCCACATAAAGTTTTTGACCTAAGGTTTTGACACGAATCGGCTTCCCTGTATTGTCTTTGATAATTTCTTCTTCGTAAAGGGCGACAAACTTGTCGATTTCATCGTTTTTGACCATGCTAATAGCCGTTACCACATCTGGCGTCCCAACTGTCATCCCACGATTCACCAAAACCATCAAGGCCTGGATAACCTGACGGGTTTCCTCACATGCAGCTTCTTCTCCCAAAACCTGGACAATCTCCGTACGGGCATGAATCACCACATCGAGCTCTTCTTCCATCAAACGAAGATGGCGCTCGTTGGATCCAAAAAGATGAAACAAGTCATCTGGATGACTCAGTTGAATGTCTATTGAATGTTCCTTCAAATAAAGAACCTCTCTAATCCGTTTATTTCTTTTTATTATAGCAAAGAGAACAATAAAATACTAGCCTCATCTCATTGTCTCTAGTGTTCTAAGTATTCTTGCCAGATGGCGTCAAAGTCTCCTAGGTTAAAAGAGAAACTGGCATGCTCCTCCAAAAAGCGACTTACCTCATCAAAATCATCCGTGTGTTTTGGGAAGGCTGACTCTTCAAAAGCGAGGTCTGCCAAGATAGCTTTGGGACTGTTACTTTTAGGATTGCGCTCAGTCATGAGCCAACTGTAAAATGATTTTCTCAATTCTTTCTCCTATCAAGAGTTTTTTAATGACACTTTTCTGATTCTTGAAAATTACTGGACTTAGCCTCTGAAACGTAGTGGTTTATAAAATCTGTTTTCGCATCTGTATAGGCGTCTCGATTGTGTTCAAATTGTTTCCATAAACTTAGTTTTAATTCCTGATACGCTTGGGCAATATCTGGATGCTGGCAGAGATAATCTCTAAAATAAATCTCGTCATGATCTCCTGTCATTCGCAAATGTAGATGAAAAACTTTCTCAGCAAATCCCTGCTCTGTATATCCTTTATTCAGCGAAATCCTGTTAGGACTCTCCGACATCACTAACCACCCATTCTTCACCAATAAATCCCTAACTCTTGCTAAATCCTCTATTCTACCTACTTCTAACAGAATATCAACGATATCTTTGGCCCAAATATTAGGGATAGCAGTGCTACCGATATGTTCTATTCTTTTAATAACATTTGCACCCAATATTTTTTTCAGATTTGCTTTTTCCGATTCATACCTGTCTTTCCACTCTGACTTGTGCTCTACTAGAAAAATAGGAAAAAGTTGCCAGAGTTCCTCTAAACTCATTTCTTCAAGTTTCTTTTTCATGTCTATAAGACCTAAATCAACTCTGTCCCAAACTGGTCCTGCTTGATTTTGCCAGCTTTCATCAAGCCTCCGAGTGCTTTCTTGAACTGACCTTTAGAAATGCCAAAGGTTGCCTTGATGTCCTCAGGGGACGACTTGTCATTCAAGGTCATGAAGCCACCATTGCTTTCCAAGTATGTCAAAATCATCTGGGCATCATTTTCCAACATCTCAAAAGAACGTGGTTTGAGGGAGAGGTTCAAGGTGCGGTCCACTTCACGGAAACCAATGACACGCGCATCTAAAACTTGCCCCAAACGTGGCTCTGCGTAGCGCTCACTAGGATGGATAAAACCAAGCATGTTATTCTCTGGCAGATAGACAAAGGTCCCTGACAGCTTGAGACGGTATACAATGGCTGGCCAGTTTTGGTTCTGCATGTTGTTATAGGCAGGACGAGCCAGACGTTGGAAGTCTTCCTGATACGCCAAAAGTCCCCAGATTCGGTCTTTCTTGTCCACTTGAAGACGGATGTAGAGTTGGTCGCCCTTCTTAGGCCAGAGTTCTTTCAATTCAGGGAGAATATCTAGCGATACTACGACTTCCTTATCAGGAAGGCCTGTATCCACAAAGACACCAAGGTCTTTACGAACTTCTGTTACGGTTCCCCAACCAAATTGGTCCTGAGTGGCAGTCACTTCTAAGGTTGTCAGACGGAGTTTTTGCTTCATATCCGTGTAGGTAAAACCTTTGACCGTATCCCCTACTCTATGTTGACCTTCTTCCTTGGCAAGTGCATAGGTTTGACCATCCTTTTGCACAAAGTAAAAACGGTCATTTTCATCGATGATGAGTCCAACGATAAAACTTGCAAGATTTGTATTCATATTTCCTTCTTTCGAATAAAACTCAGCCAGCAATGCCAACTGAGTTTTTCTGTTTATTCTAGACTTCCAAAAGTTCTTTTTCTTTGTTGGCAGTCATGTCGTCGATGTGTTTAACAGCATCGTCTGTTACTTTTTGAATATCTTTTTCAAGAGTCTTCAATTCGTCTTCAGTGATTTCTTTTGCTTTTTCTTGTTTCTTAGCTTCATCCATAGCATCACGACGGATATTGCGGATAGCCACTTTGGCATTTTCACCGACCTTCTTCACTTCTTTAGCAAGGTCACGACGAGTCTCTTCTGTAAGAGCTGGGATAACCAAGCGGATCACAGAGCCGTCATTAGCTGGTGTGATACCAAGATCAGAAGCGTTCAAGGCACGCTCGATGTCTTTCAACGAAGACTTGTCAAATGGTGTTACCAACAAGACACGCGCTTCTGGAATAGTAATTGAAGCGATTTGGTTAAGAGGAGTTTCGACTCCATAGTATTCTACGTGGATACGGTCTAGCAAGCTTGCGTTGGCACGACCGGCACGGATACCACCAAATTCACGAGCAAGTGATTGGTGAGACTGGGTCATTCTCTCTTTAGCTTTTTCTACAATTGCGTTTGCCATAGTCTTTCTTATTCCTTTTCTTCGATATTATTTGATACAGTTGTTCCGATATTTTCACCAAATACAACGCGTTTGATATTGCCCGGTTGGTTCATGTTAAAGACAACTAGGTCAATGTCGTTATCCATTGAAAGTGTTGAAGCAGTTGAGTCCATGATGCGAAGACCTTTGTTAATGACATCACGGTGGGTCAATTCTTCAAACTTAACGGCAGTCTTGTCTTTCTTAGGATCAGCATTGTAAACACCGTCTACGCCATTTTTGGCCATAAGGATGGCATCCGCTTCGATTTCAGCTGCACGAAGAGCCGCTGTTGTATCTGTTGAGAAGTAAGGTGAACCAATTCCGGCACCAAAGATAACGATACGACCTTTTTCAAGATGGCGGAGGGCACGTCCACGTACGTAAGGTTCAGCCACTTGTTGCATAGAAATAGCTGTTTGCACTCGCGTATCGACGCCAACTTGTTGCAATGAATCTGCCATCACAAGAGCATTCATAACGGTCCCAAGCATTCCTGTGTAATCTGCCTGAACGCGGTCCATTCCTGCTTCTGCAGCAGGTTCACCACGCCAGAGATTTCCTCCACCAATAACAAGGGCAATTTCGATACCTAAGCTATGAACTTCTTGAATCTCTTTTGCGATTGTTTGAACTGTTTGGATATCAATCCCTACGCCACGTTCACCGGCAAGGGCTTCACCTGATAACTTGATTAAAATACGTTTATACTTGGGGTTCGCCATTTTTACTCTCCTTTTTTTATCCTACCTATTTTATCACAATTTCTAAGATTTTTATAGTATCATGAGCAATTCTTTGAAAAAAATTAGACCGTTAAAAATTCCTCTAAATCGTTAAGGGCACGCTCTGCAATTTTTTCATAACGAGCTTTTTTATCACGGATACGCTCGCCTTCCAATTCCTTGATAATCCCAAAATTGACATTCATTGGTTGGAAATGTTTGCTGTCCGCATGAGTGATGTAATGAGCTAGACTTCCGATCGCTGTGGTCTCTGGGAAGATAGCTTCACTTTCACCCTTGAAGAGTCGAGCTGCGTTAATACCTGCAACTAAGCCTGACGCTGCTGACTCAACATAGCCTTCCACACCCGTCATTTGACCAGCAAAGAAGAGGTTAGGCTGTTTCTTAGAACGATAGGTTTGCTCAAGAAGATTTGGCGAATCCATGTAAGAATTGCGGTGCATGACCCCATAACGAACAAACTCCGCATTTTCAAGACCTGGAATCATTTGGAAGACACGCTTTTGTTCTCCCCATTTGAGGTGGGTCTGGAAACCGACGATATTGTAGAGGCTACCAGCCGCATTGTCCTGACGAAGCTGGACAACTGCATACGGTGTTTTGAACTCCCCATCGCGAGGTCCTGTGTAGTCGTCTGGATACTCCAAACCAACTGGCTTCATGGGACCATAAAGCATGGTTTTAATGCCACGTTTGGCCATGACTTCGATAGGCATACAGCCTTCAAAGTACTTTTCTTTTTCAAACGAATTGAGCGGGGCTTCTTCCGCATTGACCAAGGCTTCATGAAAATCCATAAACTCTTGCTTGGTCATTGGAGCATTGAGATAGGCCGCTTCTCCCTTGTCATAACGAGACTTGAGATAAACCTTGCTCATATCAATGGTGTTGACATCGATGATAGGCGCTGCCGCATCGTAGAAATAGAAGCCATCGCCGCCATTAAGAGCATGGATTTTCTCAGCTAGAGCATCACTAGTTAAAGGTCCAGTCGCTACAACTGTGATGGCATCTGTTGGCAATTCGGTAATTTCGTCACGTACCACTTCAATTAAGGGGTGGTTGGCTATTTTTTCAGTCACCATTTGGGAGAAACCATCTCGGTCAACCGCAAGAGCCCCACCAGCAGGAACACGGGTTGCTTCAGCAGATTCCAAGATGACCGAACCCAGGCGACGCATTTCTTCCTTGAGAAGCCCAACGGCATTAGTCAGGGCATCGCCACGAAGAGAATTGGAACAAACCAACTCAGCAAAATTGTCTGTTTTGTGCTGGGGTGTTGACTTGACACCACGCATTTCGTAGAGTTTAACTGGAATACCACGTT is a window from the Streptococcus oralis genome containing:
- the rpmI gene encoding 50S ribosomal protein L35 — its product is MPKQKTHRASAKRFKRTGSGGLKRFRAYTSHRFHGKTKKQRRHLRKASMVHSGDFKRIKAMLTRLK
- the infC gene encoding translation initiation factor IF-3, whose amino-acid sequence is MKTIAKQDLFINDEIRVREVRLIGLEGEQLGIKPLSEAQALADSANVDLVLIQPQAKPPVAKIMDYGKFKFEYQKKQKEQRKKQSVVTVKEVRLSPTIDKGDFDTKLRNARKFLEKGNKVKVSIRFKGRMITHKEIGAKVLAEFAEATQDIAIIEQRAKMDGRQMFMQLAPATDKK
- a CDS encoding DNA internalization-related competence protein ComEC/Rec2; its protein translation is MLQWIKNFPIPLIYLSFLLLWLYYAIFGASYLALLGFVFLLVCLFFQFPWKSASRVLAICGLFGFWFLFQTWQQTQASQDLVAYVEKVRIFPDTIKVNGDSLSFRGKADGRTFQVYYKLQSEEEKEHFQALTDLHEIELEGKLSEPEGQRNFGGFDYQAYLKTQGIYQTLTIKSIQSLKKVSSWDIGENLSALRRRAVVWIKTHFPDPMRNYMTGLLLGHLDTDFEEMNELYSSLGIIHLFALSGMQVGFFMDAFKKLLLRLGLTQEKLKWLTYPFSLIYAGLTGFSASVIRSLLQKLLAQHGYKGLDNFALTVLALFIIMPNFFLTAGGVLSCAYAFILTMTSKEGEGLKAVARESLVISLGILPLLSFYFAEFQPWSILLTLVFSFLFDLVFLPLLSILFILSFVYPVTQLNLVFEWLEDIIRLVSQMASRPLVFGQPNAWLLILLLVSLALVYDFRKNIKRVAGFSLFIVGLFFLTKHPLENEITMLDVGQGESIFLRDVTGKTILIDVGGKAESDKKIEDWQEKSTTSNAQRTLIPYLKSRGVSKIDHLILTNTDKEHVGDLLEMTKAFHVGETLVSKGSLTQKEFVAELQATQTKVRSVTAGENLPIFGGYLGVLSPRKIGDGSYDDSLLLYGKLLDKHFLFTGNLKEKGEKELLKQYPTLEVDILKAGQHGSKTSSSPAFLEKLKPQITLISVGKNNSAKLPHQETLERLESIKSKIYRTDQNGAIRFKGWNSWRMESVR
- a CDS encoding helix-hairpin-helix domain-containing protein; this translates as MEAIIEKIKEYKIIVICAGLGLALGGFLLLKPSSQTPAKETNLQVEVAAVSKDSSSEKEVKKEEKEESPEQDLITVDVKGAVKSSGIYDLPVGSRVHDAVQKAGGLTEEADSKSLNLAQKVSDEALVYVPTKGEEVASQQAASGTTPSSSKEKKVNLNKASLEELKQVKGLGGKRAQDIIDHREANGKFKSVDELKKVSGIGAKTIEKLKDYVTVD
- a CDS encoding GNAT family N-acetyltransferase, whose protein sequence is MESIFVKFAQYPSIETERLLLRPVTLDDADAMFQYASDRENTRYTFPTNQSLEETKNNIAQFYLANPLGRWGIELKSNGQFIGTIDLHKIDPVLKKAAIGYIINKKYWNQGLTTEANRAVIELAFEKIGMNKLVALYDKDNPASGKVMEKSGMRFSHEEAYACMDQHEKGRIVTRVHYVLTKEDYFANK
- the ald gene encoding alanine dehydrogenase — its product is MLIGIPKEIKNNENRVALTPAGVHSLVSRGHRVLIETNAGLGSGFTDADYQKQGAEIVATAADAWAAELVVKVKEPLASEYGYLRDDLLLFTYLHMAAAPELADAMLTAKTTGIAYETVRDNQGQLPLLVPMSEVAGRMAVQIGAHFLTKQAGGSGVLLGGVPGVPKGKVTIIGGGVVGTHAARIALGLGAQVTILDISAKRLSVLEEVFGNQIQTLMSNSFNIEASVRDADVVIGAVLIPGAKAPKLVTEEMVKQMRPGSVIVDVAVDQGGVIETADRVTTHDEPVYEKHGVLHYAVANIPGAVARTSTIALTNVTLPYIEALAGKGFAQAISEDEGLRQGVTTYQGYLTSLPVAQGLDKEHTSIDELV
- a CDS encoding PhoH family protein, with amino-acid sequence MKEHSIDIQLSHPDDLFHLFGSNERHLRLMEEELDVVIHARTEIVQVLGEEAACEETRQVIQALMVLVNRGMTVGTPDVVTAISMVKNDEIDKFVALYEEEIIKDNTGKPIRVKTLGQKLYVDSVKQHDVTFGIGPAGTGKTFLAVTLAVTALKRGQVKRIILTRPAVEAGESLGFLPGDLKEKVDPYLRPVYDALYQILGKDQTTRLMEREIIEIAPLAYMRGRTLDDAFVILDEAQNTTIMQMKMFLTRLGFNSKMIVNGDISQIDLPRNVKSGLIDAQEKLKNIHQIDFVHFSAKDVVRHPVVAQIIRAYEPAPAKNEDKKEETE
- a CDS encoding YozE family protein, coding for MRKSFYSWLMTERNPKSNSPKAILADLAFEESAFPKHTDDFDEVSRFLEEHASFSFNLGDFDAIWQEYLEH
- a CDS encoding GrpB family protein; translated protein: MKKKLEEMSLEELWQLFPIFLVEHKSEWKDRYESEKANLKKILGANVIKRIEHIGSTAIPNIWAKDIVDILLEVGRIEDLARVRDLLVKNGWLVMSESPNRISLNKGYTEQGFAEKVFHLHLRMTGDHDEIYFRDYLCQHPDIAQAYQELKLSLWKQFEHNRDAYTDAKTDFINHYVSEAKSSNFQESEKCH
- the cvfB gene encoding RNA-binding virulence regulatory protein CvfB, with protein sequence MNTNLASFIVGLIIDENDRFYFVQKDGQTYALAKEEGQHRVGDTVKGFTYTDMKQKLRLTTLEVTATQDQFGWGTVTEVRKDLGVFVDTGLPDKEVVVSLDILPELKELWPKKGDQLYIRLQVDKKDRIWGLLAYQEDFQRLARPAYNNMQNQNWPAIVYRLKLSGTFVYLPENNMLGFIHPSERYAEPRLGQVLDARVIGFREVDRTLNLSLKPRSFEMLENDAQMILTYLESNGGFMTLNDKSSPEDIKATFGISKGQFKKALGGLMKAGKIKQDQFGTELI
- the frr gene encoding ribosome recycling factor; the encoded protein is MANAIVEKAKERMTQSHQSLAREFGGIRAGRANASLLDRIHVEYYGVETPLNQIASITIPEARVLLVTPFDKSSLKDIERALNASDLGITPANDGSVIRLVIPALTEETRRDLAKEVKKVGENAKVAIRNIRRDAMDEAKKQEKAKEITEDELKTLEKDIQKVTDDAVKHIDDMTANKEKELLEV
- the pyrH gene encoding UMP kinase; the encoded protein is MANPKYKRILIKLSGEALAGERGVGIDIQTVQTIAKEIQEVHSLGIEIALVIGGGNLWRGEPAAEAGMDRVQADYTGMLGTVMNALVMADSLQQVGVDTRVQTAISMQQVAEPYVRGRALRHLEKGRIVIFGAGIGSPYFSTDTTAALRAAEIEADAILMAKNGVDGVYNADPKKDKTAVKFEELTHRDVINKGLRIMDSTASTLSMDNDIDLVVFNMNQPGNIKRVVFGENIGTTVSNNIEEKE
- the trmFO gene encoding methylenetetrahydrofolate--tRNA-(uracil(54)-C(5))-methyltransferase (FADH(2)-oxidizing) TrmFO — encoded protein: MSQSYINVIGAGLAGSEAAYQIAERGIPVKLYEMRGVKSTPQHKTDNFAELVCSNSLRGDALTNAVGLLKEEMRRLGSVILESAEATRVPAGGALAVDRDGFSQMVTEKIANHPLIEVVRDEITELPTDAITVVATGPLTSDALAEKIHALNGGDGFYFYDAAAPIIDVNTIDMSKVYLKSRYDKGEAAYLNAPMTKQEFMDFHEALVNAEEAPLNSFEKEKYFEGCMPIEVMAKRGIKTMLYGPMKPVGLEYPDDYTGPRDGEFKTPYAVVQLRQDNAAGSLYNIVGFQTHLKWGEQKRVFQMIPGLENAEFVRYGVMHRNSYMDSPNLLEQTYRSKKQPNLFFAGQMTGVEGYVESAASGLVAGINAARLFKGESEAIFPETTAIGSLAHYITHADSKHFQPMNVNFGIIKELEGERIRDKKARYEKIAERALNDLEEFLTV